The Humulus lupulus chromosome 3, drHumLupu1.1, whole genome shotgun sequence genome window below encodes:
- the LOC133825703 gene encoding uncharacterized protein LOC133825703, whose translation MDHEHGMGATEGSCSNKYEQEMAQLRAVVNRQAEQIEKLLAEQRQRQAPTPPTETPTPPQAPPPQAPPAVHPMEPLYERFRKQRPPVFEGSTDPLDAQDWKSSLEDIFEFMQLSDREKVSCAAHTLKKDAKIWWEVVKQTREVNQMTWAEFELVFNEKFYNEAVLTAKVSEFTRLQQGNLSVAEYARTFDRLAKFAPDLVNTETSRVNRFLEGLQPELARDVDMGPKAATSMPRRDTPFNKEQSRFHNDNKRGAQNFQFRQGQNKKFKGGQQNRQPGFQQMPRCQTCGKNHFGECRLLTKSCFKCGKGDHFIKDCPLMKNQQMKDEPQRTNARVFTITQADADTNNSVVSGDIFASGILTHALIDSGATHSFASLTYVKRLGRSCEKLSEVFSTMLPSGEILYSTHWLRGVPICIDGRELYADLIMLEMADYEATVGKWMCGLSRQCG comes from the exons ATGGATCATGAACATGGTATGGGGGCTACTGAAGGCTCTTGCAGCAATAAATATGAACAAGAAATGGCTCAACTTCGAGCGGTGGTGAATAGACAGGCTGAACAAATTGAGAAGTTGTTAGCAGAACAACGACAAAGGCAAGCACCAACACCACCTACTGAAACTCCAACACCTCCACAAGCTCCACCTCCACAAGCTCCACCTGCAGTGCACCCCATGGAACCATTATATGAACGGTTCCGAAAACAACGCCCACCAGTATTTGAAGGTAGCACTGACCCACTTGACGCACAAGACTGGAAGAGTTCTTTAGAAGACATCTTTGAGTTCATGCAACTAAGTGACAGGGAAAAAGTTTCTTGTGCTGCTCATACACTTAAAAAGGATGCTaagatctggtgggaagtggttaaGCAGACTAGAGAAGTGAATCAGATGACTTGGGCAGAATTTGAACTGGTCTTCAATGAGAAGTTTTATAATGAAGCTGTGTTGACTGCCAAAGTAAGTGAGTTCACTAGATTGCAACAGGGGAATCTATCAGTGGCTGAGTACGCCAGGACATTTGAccggttagccaagtttgcaccagacttgGTTAACACTGAAACTAGTAGAGTGAATCGCTTCCTGGAGGGTCTACAACCAGAATTGGCTAGAGATGTAGATATGGGAC ctAAAGCTGCTACTAGCATGCCTCGTAGAGACACTCCATTCAACAAAGAACAAAGCCGCTTTCACAATGACAACAAAAGAGGGGCCCAGAATTTCCAATTTAGACAAGGACAGAATAAGAAATTTAAAGGAGGTCAGCAAAACAGGCAACCTGGATTCCAACAAATGCCACGATGTCAAACTTGTGGAAAGAATCATTTCGGGGAGTGCAGGCTTCTAACTAAGAGCTGCTTCAAATGTGGCAAGGGGGATCATTTTATCAAAGATTGTCCATTGATGAAGAACCAACAAATGAAGGATGAACCTCAGAGGACAAATGCTAGGGTGTTCACGATTACTCAGGCTGATGCTGATACCAACAACTCTGTTGTGTCAGGTGATATTTTTGCATCTGGTATTCTCACTCATGCATTAATAGATTCAGGTGCCACGCATTCATTTGCATCATTGACATATGTAAAAAGGTTGGGTAGATCGTGTGAAAAATTGTCAGAagtttttagtacaatgttaccatcTGGAGAGATTCTGTATTCTACTCATTGGTTGAGGGGGGTTCCTATTTgcattgatggtagggaattatatgCTGATCTAATAATGTTAGAGATGGCCGATTATGag GCGACTGTTGGAAAGTGGATGTGTGGGTTATctcgccagtgtggttga